One genomic region from Epinephelus fuscoguttatus linkage group LG8, E.fuscoguttatus.final_Chr_v1 encodes:
- the chd4b gene encoding chromodomain-helicase-DNA-binding protein 4 isoform X5 encodes MSGSEDDREDFGAADEHSLLHGEDEPEDAVSDVDEVPKSKKKKKAKKSSRESRTSKRQRPIREELPVSSPEHLMGAEAAERDAEEGGVRSESEGSDYAPGKKKKKRSSSAKDKKKGGAAAEKGGSSNSKSKRKDPEPEDDEDDDDDCQPKSSTQLLEAWGMKDIDHVFSQEDYSSLTNYKAFSQFVRPLIAAKNPKIAVSKMMTLMMAKWREFSTNNPLKGCATANAALAAANVAAAVENMVVAGTDGGAETGGAASPTPAPAPAATPTPAVPPAAPAPPLRKAKTKEGKGPNARKKSKSAPKPPQKPKPKKVAPLKIKLGGLNSKRKRSSSDEDDPDVDSDFDDGSFPVSDGSNRSSRPKKKPKSAKKKKKVETEDGDGYETDHQDYCEVCQQGGEIILCDTCPRAYHMVCLDPDMEKAPEGKWSCPHCEKEGIQWEARDDLSEAEGEDEEDRRDEGVEEEDDHHIEFCRVCKDGGELLCCDTCPSSYHIHCLNPPLPEIPNGEWICPRCKCPQMKGKVQKVLTWRWGDPPAPTPVPRPADLAADAPDPPPLAGRREREFFVKWCNMSYWHCSWVLELQLELNCQVMFRNYQRKTDMDEPPPVDFGGEGDENKSTKRKNKDPLFIHMEEEFYRYGVKMEWLMIHRVLNHSVDKKNNIHYLIKWRDLPYDQSTWESEDMDIPEYDTYKQTYWNHRELMMGDEGRPVKKLKKTVKVKKAERPPANPVVDPTIKFDRQPDYLDSTGGTLHPYQLEGLNWLRFSWAQATDTILADEMGLGKTVQTAVFLYSLYKEGHSKGPFLVSAPLSTIINWEREFEMWAPDMYVVTYVGDKDSRAVIRENEFSFEGNAIRGGKKASKMKKDSTVKFHVLLTSYELITIDQAVLGSIEWACLVVDEAHRLKNNQSKFFRVLNNYPLQHKLLLTGTPLQNNLEELFHLLNFLTPERFNNLEGFLEEFADIAKEDQIKKLHDMLGPHMLRRLKADVFKHMPSKTELIVRVELSPMQKKYYKFILTRNFEALNTRGGGNQVSLLNVVMDLKKCCNHPYLFPAAATEAPKLPNGMYEGNALTKSSGKLMLLQKMMRKLKEGGHRVLVFSQMTKMLDLLEDFLENEGYKYERIDGGVTGNLRQEAIDRFNAPGAPQFAFLLSTRAGGLGINLASADTVIIYDSDWNPHNDIQAFSRAHRIGQNRKVMIYRFVTKASVEERITQVAKKKMMLTHLVVRPGLGSKTGSMSKQELDDILKFGTEELFKDEIGEGDNKEDDSSVIHYDDQAIDRLLDRNQDATDDTELQSMNEYLSSFKVAQYVVKDEDDEEEEVEREVIKQEESVDPDYWEKLLRHHYEQQQEDLARNLGKGKRTRKPVNYNDGSQEDRDWQEDQSDNQSDYSVASEEGDEDFDERSEANARRPNRKGLRNDRDKPLPPLLARVGGNIEVLGFNARQRKAFLNAVMRYGMPPQDAFTNQWLVRDLRGKSEKEFKAYVSLFMRHLCEPGADGAETFADGVPREGLSRQHVLTRIGVMSLIRKKVQEFEHVNGQWSMPWMAELEENKRAAALAAGEDPKTPSTGTPADTQPNTPVPEDLSKSEDKEDMKKEGEDGKGAKKADDPEIIEIPDESEKSPVLEKKEEEVESATGKEEKEKETGNGDEGKEKEAEDMSKEKEEKDKTSETEKDIPAEVKGEGSDGKTDSDEDKSKAEEGKDEKMDTSPQTEEKKEQKEEKDAVKPDETGKLQNGENTKEGATAAPVVNVSEEKKKATKQRFMFNIADGGFTELHSLWQNEERAATVTKKTFEIWHRRHDYWLLAGIIQHGYARWQDVQNDVRFAILNEPFKGEMSRGNFLEIKNKFLARRFKLLEQALVIEEQLRRAAYLNMTEDPAHPSMALNTRFSEVECLAESHQHLSKESMSGNKPANAVLHKVLKQLEELLSDMKADVTRLPATIARIPPVAVRLQMSERNILSRLASRGPDVPTQNQSQTSQQMQVPR; translated from the exons GAGTTGCCAGTCAGCTCCCCGGAGCACCTGATGGgagcagaagcagcagagagagatgcagaagAGGGAGGTGTACGGTCAGAGAGTGAAGGAAGTGATTATGCCCctgggaagaagaagaagaagcgcTCCAGCTCTGCCAAAGATAAGAAGAAAGGAGGTGCGGCGGCAGAGAAAGGAGGCTCGTCCAACTCGAAGAGCAAACGCAAAGATCCAGAACCagaagatgatgaggatgatgacgaTGACTGCCAG CCTAAGAGCTCCACCCAGCTGCTGGAGGCCTGGGGCATGAAAGACATTGACCACGTCTTTTCTCAGGAAGACTACAGCTCCCTCACCAACTATAAGGCCTTCAGCCAGTTTGTCAG GCCTTTAATTGCAGCTAAGAACCCCAAAATTGCTGTGTCCAAGATGATGACTCTAATGATGGCTAAGTGGAGAGAATTCAGCACCAACAACCCTCTCAAG GGCTGCGCCACTGCCAACGCAGCCCTCGCAGCTGCCaatgtggctgcagctgtggagAACATGGTGGTGGCAGGGACAGACGGAGGGGCAGAGACCGGTGGTGCCGCCTCACCCAcacctgctcctgctcctgccgCTACTCCAACACCTGCTGTTCCCCCAGCAGCCCCTGCACCGCCACTCCGCAAGGCCAAGACCAAAGAGGGCAAAG GTCCCAATGCTCGCAAGAAATCGAAGTCTGCGCCTAAGCCCCCACAGAAGCCCAAACCTAAGAAGGTTGCTCCGCTCAAGATCAAGCTAGGTGGCCTCAACAGCAAGAGGAAGCGCTCCTCT AGTGATGAAGATGACCCCGATGTTGACAGTGACTTCGATGATGGGAGTTTCCCTGTCTCCGATGGCTCCAACCGCAGCAGCCGTCCTAAGAAGAAACCCAAGAGTgcgaaaaagaagaagaaag tggagacagagGATGGTGATGGCTACGAGACAGACCACCAGGACTACTGTGAGGTGTGCCAGCAGGGAGGAGAGATCATTTTGTGTGACACCTGTCCCAGAGCCTATCACATGGTCTGTCTGGACCCTGACATGGAGAAGGCCCCTGAGGGCAAGTGGAGCTGCCCACACTGT GAGAAGGAGGGGATCCAGTGGGAGGCCAGGGATGATCTCTCTGAGGCCGAAGGGGAGGATGAAGAAGACAGGAGGGATGaaggggtggaggaggaagacgacCACCACATTGAGTTCTGCCGGGTGTGCAAGGATGGAGGGGAGCTGCTTTGCTGTGACACCTGCCCCTCCTCCTACCACATCCACTGCCTCAACCCTCCTCTCCCCGAAATCCCCAATGGAGAGTGGATCTGCCCCCGCTGCAAG TGTCCACAGATGAAGGGCAAAGTCCAGAAAGTCTTAACATGGAGATGGGGCGATCCGCCCGCCCCCACGCCTGTCCCTCGGCCTGCTGACCTCGCTGCTGATGCTCCTGATCCCCCGCCACTGGCAGGCCGCAGGGAGAGGGAGTTCTTTGTCAAATGGTGCAACATGTCCTACTGGCACTGCTCCTGGGTTCTGGAGCTACAG CTGGAGCTGAACTGCCAGGTGATGTTCCGTAACTACCAGAGGAAGACCGACATGGACGAACCGCCTCCTGTGGATTTCGGAGGTGAGGGCGATGAAAACAAAAGCACCAAGAGGAAGAACAAGGATCCTCTCTTTATCCACATGGAGGAGGAGTTTTACCGCTATGGAGTCAAGATGGAGTGGCTGATGATCCACCGCGTCCTCAACCACAG CGTTGATAAAAAGAACAACATACATTACTTGATCAAATGGAGAGATCTGCCCTACGACCAGTCAACCTGGGAGAGCGAAGACATGGACATCCCAGAGTATGACACCTACAAACAGACATACTGGAATCACAG AGAGTTGATGATGGGTGATGAGGGCAGACCTGTTAAGAAGCTGAAGAAGACAGTCAAAGTCAAGAAGGCAGAGCGTCCGCCTGCTAATCCAGTTGTAGAT CCCACCATCAAGTTTGATCGGCAGCCCGACTACCTGGACAGCACAGGAGGCACTCTGCATCCCTACCAGCTGGAGGGGTTGAACTGGCTGAGGTTTTCTTGGGCTCAGGCCACAGACACAATCCTGGCTGATGAGATGGGTTTAGGAAAGACTGTTCAGACTGCTGTCTTCCTCTATTCATTGTACAAGGAG GGTCACTCCAAAGGTCCCTTCCTGGTTAGTGCTCCACTGTCCACCATCATTAACTGGGAGAGAGAGTTTGAGATGTGGGCCCCTGACATGTATGTGGTGACCTATGTCGGTGACAAAGACAGCAGGGCTGTCATCAGAGAGAACGAGTTCTCCTTTGAGGGAAATGCCATCCGAGGTGGGAAAAAGGCATCCAAGATGAAG AAAGACTCAACAGTGAAGTTTCACGTCCTGCTGACATCCTATGAGTTGATTACTATTGACCAGGCTGTGCTGGGCTCTATTGAATGGGCCTGTCTAGTTGTGGACGAGGCTCACAGGCTGAAAAACAACCAGTCCAAG TTCTTCCGAGTGTTGAACAACTATCCACTGCAACACAAACTGCTGCTAACCGGCACCCCTCTTCAGAATAACCTGGAGGAGCTCTTCCACCTGCTGAACTTCTTGACTCCAGAGAGATTCAA CAACCTGGAAGGGTTCCTGGAGGAGTTTGCGGACATTGCcaaagaggaccagatcaagaAGCTCCATGACATGCTGGGACCACACATGCTCAGGAGGCTGAAGGCCGATGTTTTCAAACACATGCCTTCAAAGACTGAGCTCATTGTTAGAGTGGAGCTGAGCCCCATGCAGAA GAAATACTACAAGTTCATCCTGACACGTAACTTTGAGGCCCTGAACACTCGCGGAGGAGGAAACCAAGTCTCTCTGCTCAACGTGGTGATGGACCTGAAAAAGTGCTGCAATCACCCCTACCTCTTTCCTGCAGCCGCCACG GAGGCTCCAAAACTTCCAAACGGCATGTATGAGGGTAATGCTCTGACCAAGTCTTCAGGAAAGCTGATGCTGCTTCAGAAGATGATGAGGAAGCTGAAGGAGGGAGGCCACAGGGTGCTGGTCTTCTCCCAGATGACCAAAATGCTGGACCTGCTTGAGGACTTCCTGGAGAACGAGGGATACAAATATGAGAGAATTGACGGAGGAGTTACGGGCAACTTGAGACAGGAGGCCATCGACCGCTTTAATG CTCCTGGTGCTCCCCAGTTTGCTTTCCTCCTCTCTACCAGAGCTGGTGGATTGGGCATTAATCTCGCCTCTGCTGACACCGTCATCATCTACGACTCTGACTGGAACCCCCACAATGACATCCAG GCGTTCAGCAGAGCTCACCGTATTGGCCAGAACAGGAAAGTGATGATTTATCGCTTCGTCACCAAAGcctctgtggaggagaggatTACACAG GTGgcaaagaagaagatgatgcTGACTCATCTGGTGGTGCGACCTGGTCTCGGCTCCAAGACAGGTTCCATGTCCAAGCAGGAGCTCGATGACATTCTCAAGTTTGGAACTGAGGAGTTGTTTAAAGATGAAATCGGAGAGG GGGACAACAAAGAAGATGACAGCAGTGTGATCCACTATGATGACCAGGCCATTGACCGCTTGCTGGACAGGAACCAGGACGCTACAGATGACACTGAGCTCCAGAGCATGAACGAATACCTCAGCTCCTTTAAAGTGGCCCAGTATGTGGTCAAAGATGAAGACGATGAG gaggaggaggtggaaaggGAGGTAATCAAGCAGGAGGAAAGTGTTGATCCTGACTACTGGGAGAAGCTGCTGCGTCACCActatgagcagcagcaggaagaccTCGCCCGAAATCTGGGCAAAGGCAAAAGAACTCGAAAGCCAGTCAACTACAATGACGGCTCCCAGGAGGACCGAG ACTGGCAGGAGGATCAGTCCGATAACCAGTCGGATTACTCTGTGGCCTCGGAGGAGGGCGACGAGGACTTTGATGAACGTAGTGAAG CGAACGCCCGCAGACCAAACCGCAAAGGGCTGAGGAACGATCGGGACAAACctctgcctccgctgctggccAGAGTGGGCGGTAACATCGAG GTTTTGGGCTTCAATGCACGGCAGAGAAAGGCTTTCCTGAATGCTGTGATGCGTTATGGGATGCCTCCCCAGGACGCTTTCACCAACCAGTGGCTGGTCAGGGACCTCCGCGGGAAGTCTGAGAAAGAATTCAA GGCCTATGTATCTCTGTTCATGCGTCACCTTTGTGAGCCGGGGGCTGATGGAGCTGAGACCTTCGCAGACGGCGTCCCACGTGAGGGTCTGTCGAGGCAACACGTGCTCACCCGTATTGGTGTGATGTCACTCATAAGGAAAAAG GTGCAGGAGTTTGAGCATGTGAACGGTCAGTGGTCGATGCCCTGGATGGCCGAGCTGGAGGAGAACAAAAGGGCTGCAGCTTTGGCTGCAGGTGAAGACCCAAAGACTCCATCTACTGGGacccctgcagacacacagcccAACACTCCTGTcccag AGGATTTATCTAAATCAGAGGACAAGGAAGACATGAAGAAGGAGGGTGAGGATGGCAAAGGAGCCAAGAAGGCCGATGATCCGGAG ATTATTGAAATCCCAGACGAGTCTGAAAAATCCCCCGTCCtggagaagaaagaggaagaggtagAGTCCGCTACAgggaaggaggagaaagagaaggagacaggaaaTGGAGATGAAGGCAAGGAGAAGGAGGCTGAAGACATGAGCAAGGAGAAGGAAGAAAAGGACAAGACTTCAGAAACGGAGAAGGACATTCCTGCTGAGGTCAAGGGTGAAGGTTCGGACGGCAAGACGGATTCAGATGAGGACAAATCCAAAG CTGAGGAGGGAAAAGATGAGAAGATGGACACAAGTCCAcaaacagaggagaagaaag AGCAAAAAGAGGAGAAGGATGCTGTGAAACCAGACGAGACTGGCAAACTGCAGAATGGAGAGAACACCAAAGAAGGAGCAACAGCTGCGCCGGTGGTTAACGTCagtgaagagaagaaaaaagccACCAAGCAGAGGTTCATGTTCAACATCGCTGATGGAGGATTCACag AGCTCCACTCTCTGTGGCAGAATGAAGAGAGGGCAGCCACCGTCACCAAGAAGACCTTTGAGATTTGGCACCGTCGCCATGACTACTGGCTGCTGGCTGGAATCATACA ACACGGCTACGCTCGGTGGCAGGATGTGCAGAACGATGTGAGGTTTGCCATCCTCAATGAGCCCTTCAAAGGGGAGATGAGCAGAGGAAACTTCCTGGAGATCAAGAACAAGTTTCTGGCCCGCAGGTTCAAG TTATTGGAACAGGCGTTGGTGATCGAGGAGCAGTTGCGCAGGGCGGCTTACTTGAACATGACAGAGGACCCGGCCCACCCCTCCATGGCCCTCAACACTCGCTTCAGTGAGGTGGAGTGTCTCGCTGAGTCCCACCAGCACCTCAGCAAAGAGTCGATGTCTGGAAACAAGCCAGCCAATGCAGTTCTGCATAAAG TTCTCAAACAGCTCGAGGAGCTGCTGAGCGACATGAAGGCTGATGTCACCCGTCTCCCGGCAACCATTGCCAGGATACCCCCTGTCGCCGTGCGGCTGCAAATGTCCGAGAGGAACATCCTCAGCCGGTTGGCCAGCCGGGGCCCCGACGTCCCCACACAGAACCAGTCACAGACCTCGCAGCAGATGCAGGTGCCCCGCTGA